The Cyclobacteriaceae bacterium genome includes a region encoding these proteins:
- a CDS encoding altronate dehydratase has product MSNKILKIHPSDNVLVALTDLKSGESVTHNGQSITLVNDIPAKHKFVEKDLAPDEEVIMYGILVGKATQPIKKGGVIGTHNVKHKASPYSGKTKSHSWTPPDVSKWKDRTFMGFHRADGQVGTANYWLVIPLVFCENRNVNVIRQAFEEGLGFSKPDPYKNYVNELVKLYNDGKADAIASLSLQESKPNGQSKTFKNIDGVKMLLHEGGCGGTRQDSETLCKLLAGYIHHPNVAGATVLSLGCQNAQIEILQKKFAELDPTSSKPVFILDQQQAGTEQALLTLAIQKTFVGLMEANKQERKPAPLNKLVVGLKCGGSDGFSGISANPAIGHTSDLLVTLGGSTILSEFPELCGVEQEIINRCVSNDSAELFMNLMRSYSSAAEAVGSGFDMNPSPGNIKDGLITDAIKSAGAAKKGGTAPVADVLNYAEYIKKPGLNLLCTPGNDVESTTGTTGSGAQIILFTTGLGTPTGNPISQVVKVSSNTKLAQKMPDIIDFNTGSIISGEKTIEKVGEDILDFIVEIASGRATAKAVDLNQDDFIPWKRGVSL; this is encoded by the coding sequence ATGTCAAATAAAATTTTAAAAATCCATCCATCGGATAACGTTCTGGTAGCCTTAACTGACTTGAAAAGTGGCGAATCAGTCACTCATAATGGTCAATCCATTACGCTGGTAAATGATATTCCTGCCAAGCATAAGTTTGTAGAAAAAGACCTGGCACCGGATGAGGAAGTGATCATGTATGGTATCCTTGTAGGTAAGGCAACTCAGCCTATCAAGAAGGGTGGCGTAATCGGAACACATAATGTTAAGCACAAGGCTTCCCCCTATTCAGGAAAGACGAAGAGTCATTCATGGACGCCACCGGATGTTTCAAAGTGGAAAGACAGAACGTTCATGGGATTTCATCGTGCCGATGGTCAGGTAGGAACTGCCAACTACTGGCTGGTTATCCCATTAGTATTCTGTGAGAACAGAAATGTGAATGTTATCCGGCAAGCATTTGAAGAAGGACTAGGATTCAGCAAACCTGATCCCTATAAGAATTATGTGAATGAGCTGGTAAAGCTATACAATGATGGCAAGGCGGATGCGATTGCTTCCCTTTCACTTCAGGAGAGCAAGCCCAACGGTCAATCAAAAACCTTTAAGAACATCGACGGTGTTAAAATGCTTTTGCATGAAGGCGGATGTGGTGGTACACGTCAGGATTCAGAAACGCTGTGCAAATTGCTGGCGGGATATATTCATCATCCGAATGTTGCCGGTGCAACGGTACTAAGTCTTGGATGTCAGAATGCACAAATTGAAATCCTTCAGAAGAAGTTCGCTGAACTCGATCCGACATCTTCCAAACCAGTCTTCATTCTTGATCAGCAGCAAGCAGGAACAGAACAAGCATTGCTTACGCTCGCGATACAGAAAACTTTTGTCGGACTGATGGAAGCCAACAAGCAGGAACGCAAGCCGGCACCTTTAAACAAACTTGTTGTTGGATTGAAATGCGGTGGATCGGATGGTTTCTCCGGTATCTCTGCCAACCCTGCCATTGGTCATACTTCCGATCTACTGGTTACGCTGGGTGGCAGCACGATCCTCTCTGAGTTTCCGGAATTGTGTGGTGTAGAACAGGAGATCATCAACCGGTGTGTGAGCAATGATTCTGCAGAGCTGTTCATGAACCTGATGCGTTCATACTCCAGTGCGGCGGAAGCAGTGGGTTCCGGTTTTGATATGAATCCATCTCCCGGAAATATCAAGGACGGCCTCATCACAGACGCTATCAAGTCTGCCGGTGCAGCAAAGAAAGGCGGCACTGCTCCTGTTGCGGATGTTTTGAATTACGCTGAGTATATCAAGAAGCCTGGACTTAACTTATTGTGCACACCGGGTAATGATGTCGAGAGTACAACCGGTACAACAGGATCCGGCGCTCAAATCATTCTCTTCACTACCGGATTAGGTACACCGACAGGCAATCCTATTTCCCAGGTGGTGAAAGTATCTTCCAATACAAAGCTTGCCCAGAAGATGCCGGATATCATCGACTTTAATACAGGTTCCATCATTTCAGGAGAAAAGACAATAGAAAAGGTAGGTGAAGATATCCTTGATTTTATTGTTGAGATCGCCAGCGGAAGAGCTACCGCTAAGGCTGTAGATTTAAATCAGGATGACTTTATTCCATGGAAGAGAGGAGTCTCTCTCTAA
- a CDS encoding M3 family metallopeptidase — protein MKNLYYSACILLLLTSASGIVLAQENSGLDPSNPFYTQSTLPLQAPAFNKIKNNHFGPAIEEGMKQQLKEVEKIAGNTSAASFDNTLIPMEKSGRLLSRVNAVLSVYTGANTNPELQKVEQDMAPKLAANRDAIYLNSKLFKRVESLYQKRDQLKLDDEQKRLVEIYYQNFVLAGAQLSDPDKEILKKLNQEEASLRAKFGSQLLAGTKAGALVVTDKAELAGMSDAAIEAAAQNAIKNNMPGKWMITLQNTTNQPEMQVLTNRATRQKLFEASWIRTEKNDANDTRPTISRIAQIRAQKAKLLGFKSFAEWKLQNQMAKTPEIVQTFLDKMTPAAVAKANMEIADVQTLIDQQNGGFKLESWDWSFYGEQLRKAKFDLDENEVKPYFEIDNVLQKGVFYCANLLYGLTFKERKDLPVYHEDVRVFDVFDKDGKQLALFYCDYYKRDNKRGGAWMSNMVGQSKLLGTKPVIYNVCNFPKPAAGEPQLITSGAMRTMFHEFGHALHGMFSNQTYPMLSGTATARDFVEFPSQFNAHWATDPKVIRNFAVHYKTGEPIPQALIDKMEKAEGFNRGYSLIEALSADNIDLQWHNLGPDTPLQDVDKFEAEALKKTGLDLPQIRPRYRSTYFSHIWGSGYAAGYYAYLWTEMLAYDSYSWCKQNGGLTRENGERYRNMVLSRGNSIELSKMFRDYRGQDPDSGPMLGNMGLTPK, from the coding sequence ATGAAAAATCTTTACTATTCAGCATGCATCCTTCTGTTGCTTACTTCAGCATCAGGAATTGTCCTTGCTCAGGAAAACTCAGGTCTGGATCCATCCAATCCTTTTTACACTCAAAGCACCTTGCCATTACAGGCACCTGCATTCAATAAGATCAAGAATAATCACTTCGGACCTGCTATAGAGGAAGGAATGAAGCAGCAATTAAAAGAGGTTGAAAAAATTGCCGGCAATACATCCGCTGCATCGTTTGATAATACATTGATTCCAATGGAAAAAAGCGGAAGACTTCTCAGCAGGGTCAATGCCGTGTTAAGTGTCTATACCGGTGCTAATACAAATCCTGAGTTGCAGAAAGTAGAGCAAGACATGGCTCCAAAGCTTGCCGCGAATCGCGATGCTATCTATCTGAACTCAAAATTATTCAAAAGAGTAGAGTCACTCTATCAGAAACGCGATCAGCTGAAGCTTGATGATGAACAAAAAAGACTGGTAGAGATCTACTATCAGAATTTTGTGCTTGCCGGAGCTCAGCTTTCAGATCCCGACAAGGAAATATTGAAAAAATTAAACCAGGAAGAAGCTTCCCTGCGTGCAAAGTTTGGTAGTCAGTTACTGGCAGGCACCAAAGCAGGTGCGTTGGTAGTTACCGATAAAGCTGAATTGGCAGGAATGTCTGATGCGGCGATTGAAGCTGCAGCACAGAATGCCATTAAGAATAACATGCCCGGCAAATGGATGATCACACTCCAGAATACAACCAATCAGCCTGAGATGCAGGTGCTCACCAATCGTGCTACACGCCAGAAACTGTTTGAAGCATCCTGGATACGGACAGAAAAGAATGACGCTAATGATACGCGCCCAACCATTTCAAGGATCGCACAGATCAGAGCACAAAAAGCAAAACTTCTTGGATTCAAAAGCTTTGCAGAATGGAAACTTCAGAATCAGATGGCAAAGACTCCTGAGATCGTGCAGACATTCCTTGATAAGATGACTCCTGCAGCTGTTGCGAAAGCCAATATGGAAATTGCCGATGTGCAGACATTAATTGATCAGCAGAATGGCGGATTCAAACTTGAATCATGGGACTGGAGCTTTTATGGCGAGCAGTTGCGTAAAGCAAAGTTTGATCTGGATGAAAATGAGGTCAAGCCATATTTCGAAATAGATAACGTTCTCCAAAAGGGAGTTTTCTATTGCGCCAATCTTCTTTACGGATTGACTTTTAAAGAACGTAAGGATCTTCCCGTATATCATGAAGACGTGCGTGTGTTTGATGTCTTTGATAAGGATGGCAAACAGCTCGCATTGTTCTATTGCGATTACTACAAGCGCGATAACAAAAGGGGAGGTGCCTGGATGAGCAACATGGTGGGACAATCAAAGTTACTGGGAACCAAACCTGTAATTTATAATGTCTGCAATTTTCCTAAACCTGCTGCCGGTGAACCACAACTCATTACATCAGGTGCCATGCGTACCATGTTTCATGAATTTGGTCATGCCCTTCATGGGATGTTCTCCAACCAGACCTATCCTATGTTATCAGGTACTGCGACCGCAAGAGACTTTGTTGAGTTCCCTTCTCAGTTCAATGCACATTGGGCAACAGATCCAAAAGTGATCCGCAACTTTGCTGTTCACTATAAGACCGGAGAACCTATTCCTCAGGCCCTTATTGATAAGATGGAAAAAGCAGAAGGCTTCAACCGCGGATACTCTTTAATTGAAGCATTGTCTGCCGATAATATTGATCTTCAGTGGCATAATCTCGGCCCTGATACTCCTTTGCAAGATGTTGATAAATTCGAAGCGGAAGCGTTAAAGAAAACTGGGCTTGACTTACCTCAGATCAGACCACGTTACCGCTCTACTTATTTCTCTCACATCTGGGGAAGTGGATACGCTGCCGGATACTATGCTTATCTGTGGACAGAAATGCTTGCTTATGATTCCTACTCATGGTGCAAACAAAACGGAGGACTCACACGCGAGAACGGTGAGCGTTACAGGAACATGGTGCTCTCAAGAGGAAACTCCATTGAACTCTCAAAGATGTTCAGGGATTACAGAGGCCAGGATCCTGACAGCGGACCAATGTTGGGCAACATGGGATTGACACCTAAGTAG
- a CDS encoding pectin esterase, translating into MNYKLRSFIILSLLCSAIIANAQTATIHFDFTVSKDDKADFKTVQEAINAVPDFRKNVTTIRIKNGIYKEKLTLPATKTNVRLVGEDPLRTILTYDDFYTRKNRFGEDIGTTGSSSFFIFGDGFTAENITFENSAGPVGQAVAVRVDGDRQTFINCRFIGNQDTLYPHAEKSRQYYKDCYIEGTVDFIFGPSTCIFENCTIFCKKEGFATAASTIEGTPYGYVFLNCRITGDAAQNSFFLGRPWRPFAKTVFVNCFLDKHIKPEGWNNWNKPDAEKTSFYAEYKSTGPGASPNTRVAWSHQLTDDEAKLYTVKSIFVDWEPGK; encoded by the coding sequence ATGAATTATAAATTAAGATCATTCATCATTCTATCCCTTCTTTGTTCAGCGATCATTGCTAACGCACAGACAGCAACCATTCATTTTGACTTCACCGTATCAAAAGATGATAAAGCTGATTTTAAAACAGTACAAGAAGCGATCAATGCCGTTCCCGACTTCAGAAAAAATGTCACGACCATCAGAATCAAAAATGGTATCTATAAAGAGAAGCTTACCCTGCCCGCCACAAAAACAAATGTCAGACTCGTAGGTGAAGATCCTCTCAGGACGATTCTCACCTACGATGATTTCTACACAAGAAAGAATCGCTTTGGTGAAGATATTGGAACAACGGGATCCAGCAGCTTCTTCATTTTTGGCGATGGATTCACAGCAGAGAACATAACGTTTGAGAATTCCGCCGGTCCTGTTGGGCAGGCAGTTGCTGTCCGTGTGGATGGTGACCGGCAAACTTTTATCAATTGCCGCTTTATTGGAAATCAGGATACCTTATATCCCCATGCTGAAAAGAGCAGACAATACTATAAGGATTGCTACATTGAAGGTACAGTCGATTTTATCTTTGGACCTTCTACCTGTATTTTTGAGAATTGCACCATCTTCTGCAAGAAAGAAGGCTTTGCGACAGCAGCTTCAACCATTGAGGGTACTCCTTATGGATATGTGTTTCTAAACTGCAGGATCACCGGCGACGCGGCACAGAATTCATTCTTTCTTGGAAGACCCTGGAGACCTTTTGCAAAAACGGTTTTTGTGAATTGCTTCCTTGACAAGCATATCAAACCGGAAGGATGGAATAACTGGAATAAGCCGGATGCTGAAAAGACTTCATTCTATGCCGAATATAAATCCACCGGCCCTGGAGCAAGCCCTAATACAAGAGTTGCCTGGTCACACCAACTTACGGATGACGAGGCGAAGCTTTATACAGTGAAAAGTATTTTTGTGGATTGGGAACCGGGCAAGTAA